The following are from one region of the Prochlorococcus marinus str. SB genome:
- a CDS encoding glycosyltransferase family 2 protein, protein MSDIKQLISIIVPVFNESESIGLLLDEVINVMSSHKFNFELIVVNDGSKDNTHQVLKQLTLKIKQLSVISLRKNYGQTAAMSAGFDNSKGDIVITLDGDLQNDPNDIPLLISEINNGFDLVCGWRFDRKDKLINRKIPSKIANKLIAHVTGLKLHDYGCSLKAFKKEIIEDIKLYGELHRFLPVLANIEGARIKEIKVNHRSRQYGSSKYGIDRTFRVLMDLLTVWFMTKFLTRPMYGFGFVGIISIFFSLVISSYLIVLKIMGEDIGNRPLLMFALILGITGVQLFSFGLLSELLIRTYHESQNRPIYRIRSINSAKQN, encoded by the coding sequence ATGTCAGATATAAAACAATTAATTTCTATTATCGTACCTGTTTTCAATGAAAGCGAGAGTATTGGTCTTTTATTGGATGAAGTTATAAATGTAATGTCATCTCATAAATTTAATTTTGAATTGATTGTTGTAAATGATGGTTCTAAAGATAATACTCATCAAGTATTAAAGCAACTAACTCTCAAAATTAAACAATTGTCAGTAATTTCCCTTCGCAAAAATTATGGTCAAACTGCAGCAATGTCAGCTGGCTTTGATAATTCTAAGGGCGATATTGTTATTACTTTGGATGGTGATTTACAGAATGATCCAAATGATATTCCCTTATTAATTTCAGAAATTAATAATGGCTTTGATTTGGTTTGTGGTTGGAGATTTGATAGAAAAGATAAATTAATTAATAGAAAGATACCATCAAAAATAGCGAATAAGTTAATAGCTCACGTAACAGGTTTGAAGTTGCATGACTATGGTTGCTCATTAAAAGCGTTTAAGAAAGAAATAATAGAAGATATAAAGTTATATGGGGAACTTCACAGGTTTTTGCCCGTTTTAGCAAATATTGAAGGTGCAAGAATCAAAGAAATTAAAGTAAATCATAGGAGCAGGCAATATGGATCTAGTAAATATGGAATTGATAGAACTTTTAGAGTTTTAATGGATTTACTAACTGTTTGGTTTATGACTAAATTTTTAACAAGACCGATGTATGGATTTGGTTTTGTTGGAATTATAAGTATTTTCTTTAGCCTTGTGATAAGTTCTTATTTGATAGTTTTAAAAATAATGGGTGAGGATATTGGAAATCGTCCGTTGCTGATGTTTGCATTAATATTAGGAATTACTGGTGTACAATTATTTAGCTTTGGATTGTTGAGTGAACTTTTAATTAGGACATATCATGAAAGTCAAAATCGTCCAATTTACAGAATTAGATCAATAAACAGTGCTAAGCAAAATTGA
- a CDS encoding photosystem I reaction center subunit VIII: MPSDLPSLLPSIFVPLIGIAMPAVFIVLIGRLITATE; encoded by the coding sequence ATGCCATCTGATTTACCAAGTCTTTTACCCTCAATTTTTGTTCCATTAATTGGTATAGCAATGCCTGCTGTTTTTATCGTATTGATTGGAAGATTAATTACAGCAACTGAATAA
- a CDS encoding photosystem I reaction center protein subunit XI: MSDFQKSFSESTSSIKFEEKYIDSSVQPNDIGVAEQWAVKTVADPCVGNLATPVNSGYFTKAFINNLPFYREGISPNFRGLETGAAFGYLLYGPFTMTGPLRNSEFALTAGLLATIGAVHILTALFVLYNAPGKAPNVQPPDTTVNNPPKDLFTRAGWADFTSGFWLGGCGGAVFAWLLVGTLHLDTIMPIIKNIWTSG, translated from the coding sequence ATGAGCGACTTTCAAAAATCATTCTCTGAATCAACAAGTTCTATTAAGTTTGAAGAGAAATACATAGATAGTTCTGTACAACCAAATGATATTGGCGTAGCAGAACAATGGGCAGTAAAAACAGTTGCTGATCCTTGTGTTGGTAATTTAGCTACTCCAGTTAATAGTGGTTATTTTACAAAAGCCTTTATAAATAATTTACCTTTTTACAGAGAGGGTATTTCCCCTAATTTTAGAGGTTTAGAAACTGGAGCAGCTTTTGGATATCTTCTATATGGACCTTTTACCATGACTGGTCCATTAAGAAATTCTGAATTTGCTCTAACAGCTGGACTTCTCGCTACTATTGGAGCTGTTCATATTTTGACAGCACTTTTTGTGCTATACAATGCACCTGGTAAAGCACCTAATGTTCAACCTCCAGATACGACTGTTAATAATCCGCCAAAGGACTTATTTACAAGAGCTGGTTGGGCTGATTTTACAAGTGGTTTTTGGTTAGGAGGATGTGGAGGAGCTGTTTTTGCTTGGTTACTTGTTGGGACATTACACTTAGATACCATAATGCCAATCATTAAAAATATTTGGACTTCAGGTTAA